In Brachypodium distachyon strain Bd21 chromosome 2, Brachypodium_distachyon_v3.0, whole genome shotgun sequence, one genomic interval encodes:
- the LOC100832138 gene encoding uncharacterized protein LOC100832138 translates to MKRTRAQNPKLQDPLDPSAAVAATPNPKPQRRAKQPRQPKAPAKKTSSASSAAAAAVDAARDAAAAAAASPAVSSGADMAATVPDVCSRGGEELAAAQPGAEWEYQLDGGGLLSNGEGSWWTFGVEEEKLLGWFPFVEEDFFRCRGADAEFDDDIWRIHQIYEIPSYAAK, encoded by the coding sequence ATGAAGCGGACGAGAGCGCAGAACCCCAAGCTCCAGGACCCGCTggacccctccgccgccgtcgccgccacccccaACCCCAAGCCGCAGCGCCGGGCCAAGCAGCCCCGCCAGCCCAAGGCTCCAGCCAAGAagacctcctccgcctcctctgccGCAGCTGCCGCTGTCGATGCGGCTcgcgatgctgctgctgcggcggccgcaTCTCCGGCTGTTTCCTCCGGAGCAGACATGGCGGCCACCGTGCCGGACGTGTGCAGCCGAGGCGGAGAagagctggcggcggcgcagcctGGAGCGGAGTGGGAGTACCAgctggacggcggcgggctgcTGAGCAACGGCGAGGGGTCGTGGTGGACGTTcggcgtggaggaggagaagctgcTGGGGTGGTTCCCCTTCGTGGAGGAGGACTTCTTCCGGTGccgcggcgccgacgccgagtTCGACGACGACATCTGGAGGATCCACCAAATCTACGAGATCCCCAGCTACGCCGCCAAGTGA
- the LOC100830622 gene encoding alpha-xylosidase 1 codes for MLVTRFSPHLFPWRLLLLFLTLVGSSNGAVAAPAKAHPPRPKAAAGFGYKLVSLVELPNGGGLVGSLQLKQPSSTYGPDIARLRLFVKHETQDRVRVQITDAEKQRWEVPYDLLPREPAPPLTKLPGGAPFTTGEYSGQSLSFTYGRDPFHFAVHRKSTGQTLFNTSHGGPLVFKDQYLELTTRLPKDAALYGLGENTQPGGIKLRPNDPYTIFTTDASAINLNTDLYGSHPVYVDLRNIGGHGVAHAVLLLNSNAMDVFYRGDSLTYKVIGGLLDFYFFAGPTPLAVVDQYTAMIGRPAPMPYWAFGFHQCRWGYQNLSVVEAVVEGYRNAQIPLDVIWNDDDHMDAAKDFTLDPVNYPRPKLLAFLDKIHAQGMKYIVLIDPGIAVNSSYGVYQRGMERDIFIKLDGQPYLAQVWPGPVYFPDFLNPNGASWWIDEVRRFHELVPVDGLWIDMNEVSNFCTGKCTIPTTHKCPVPNSKEPWLCCLDCKNLTNTRWDDPPYKINASGKSAPLGYNTIATSATHYNGILEYNAHSLYGFSQAIATHKGLQGLQGKRPFILTRSTFVGSGAYAAHWTGDNKGTWENLRYSISTILNFGIFGMPMVGADICGFYPADPNLLEELCSRWIELGAFYPFSRDHANFASPRQELYIWGSVAKSARNALGMRYRMLPYLYTLNYHAHQSGAPVARPLFFAFPDFVPGYGVSTQFLLGDSVMVSPVLEQGATSVSAVFPPGTWYNLFDTRKVIVSGNNGDAVKLDAPLNEINVHVHEGTVLPLQRGGSISRDARATPFTLVIAFPFGAADADAEGAVYVDDDERPAMVLAEGEATYVRFHASVRGGKEVTVRSEVSMGSYSLKKGLVVEKLSVLGLEGSGRDLAVRVDGTEEADATAIAVASAHFVGADEKLQEVGKKRSVMVEVGGLALPLGKSFTMTWNMHIQA; via the exons atgctcGTCACTCGTTTCTCTCCCCATCTCTTCCCATGGCGCCTCCTTCTCCtgttcttgaccttggtgggCAGCAGCAATGGCGCCGTCGCTGCTCCTGCAAAGGCACATCCGCCACGACCCAAGGCTGCTGCCGGGTTCGGGTACAAGCTGGTGTCCCTGGTCGAGCTCCCCAATGGCGGAGGCCTCGTCGGCTCCCTGCAGCTTAAGCAACCCAGCTCCACCTATGGCCCTGACATCGCTCGCCTCAGGCTCTTCGTCAA GCACGAGACCCAGGACAGAGTAAGGGTGCAGATAACGGACGCAGAGAAGCAGAGGTGGGAGGTCCCCTACGACCTTCTCCCACGCGAGCCAGCGCCGCCCCTAACGAAGCTCCCCGGCGGCGCCCCCTTCACCACCGGCGAGTACTCCGGACAGTCTCTGTCCTTCACCTACGGCCGCGACCCGTTCCACTTCGCGGTGCACAGGAAATCCACGGGCCAGACTCTCTTCAACACCAGCCATGGCGGCCCGCTGGTCTTCAAGGACCAGTACCTGGAGCTCACCACGCGGCTGCCCAAGGACGCCGCCCTGTACGGGCTGGGCGAGAACACGCAGCCGGGCGGCATCAAGCTCCGCCCCAACGACCCTTACACGATCTTCACCACGGACGCCTCCGCCATTAATCTCAACACTGATCTCTATGGCTCCCACCCGGTGTACGTCGACCTCAGGAAcatcggcggccatggcgtcgcccatgccgtgctgctgctgaacAGCAATGCCATGGATGTCTTCTATAGAGGGGATTCGCTGACGTATAAGGTCATTGGGGGTCTCCTTGATTTCTACTTCTTCGCCGGGCCGACGCCGCTCGCTGTAGTTGATCAGTACACGGCCATGATCGGCCGCCCTGCGCCCATGCCGTATTGGGCATTTG GTTTCCATCAATGCAGGTGGGGATACCAGAATCTTTCGGTAGTCGAGGCGGTCGTGGAGGGCTACCGGAATGCGCAGATACCCCTTGACGTGATCTGGAACGATGATGACCATATGGATGCCGCGAAGGACTTCACACTGGACCCTGTCAATTATCCTCGCCCGAAGCTGCTAGCGTTCCTCGACAAGATCCATGCACAGGGAATGAAGTACATCGTCCTCATAGACCCCGGCATCGCCGTGAACAGCTCATACGGCGTGTACCAGCGTGGCATGGAACGCGACATCTTCATCAAGCTAGACGGTCAGCCATACCTTGCCCAGGTCTGGCCAGGCCCCGTCTACTTCCCGGACTTCCTCAACCCGAACGGCGCGTCATGGTGGATCGACGAGGTCCGGAGGTTCCATGAGCTTGTCCCAGTGGACGGGCTCTGGATCGACATGAACGAAGTCTCCAACTTCTGCACCGGCAAGTGCACCATCCCGACGACGCACAAGTGCCCGGTGCCGAACTCCAAGGAGCCATGGCTGTGCTGCCTGGACTGCAAGAACCTCACCAACACCAGATGGGACGATCCACCGTACAAGATCAATGCCTCCGGGAAGTCGGCCCCCCTCGGCTACAACACCATCGCCACCAGCGCCACGCACTACAACGGCATCCTGGAGTACAACGCGCACAGCCTGTACGGCTTCTCGCAGGCCATTGCCACCCACAAGGGGCTTCAAGGTCTCCAGGGCAAGAGGCCCTTCATCCTGACACGCTCCACCTTCGTCGGGTCCGGCGCCTACGCCGCGCACTGGACCGGTGACAACAAGGGCACCTGGGAGAACCTCCGGTACTCCATCTCCACCATCCTCAACTTCGGCATCTTCGGCATGCCGATGGTCGGCGCGGACATCTGCGGGTTCTACCCTGCGGATCCCAACCTTCTGGAGGAGCTCTGCAGCCGGTGGATCGAGCTCGGGGCCTTCTACCCGTTCTCCAGGGACCATGCCAACTTCGCGTCGCCGAGGCAGGAGCTCTACATTTGGGGCTCAGTGGCCAAGTCGGCCCGGAACGCGCTCGGCATGCGCTACAGGATGCTGCCGTACCTCTACACGCTCAACTACCACGCGCACCAGAGCGGCGCTCCCGTGGCTCGGCCGCTCTTCTTTGCATTCCCGGACTTCGTGCCAGGCTACGGCGTCAGCACGCAGTTCTTGCTTGGGGACAGCGTTATGGTGTCCCCTGTCCTGGAGCAGGGCGCGACCTCCGTGAGCGCCGTGTTCCCGCCTGGGACATGGTACAACCTGTTCGACACGAGGAAAGTAATCGTGTCCGGCAACAATGGCGACGCCGTGAAGCTGGACGCGCCGTTGAACGAAATCAACGTGCACGTGCACGAGGGCACGGTCCTGCCGCTGCAGCGCGGCGGCAGCATCTCCAGGGACGCCAGGGCGACGCCGTTCACGCTGGTGATCGCGTTCCCGTTCGGCGCCGCGGATGCCGACGCCGAGGGCGCCGTGtacgtggacgacgacgagcggcCGGCCATGGTGCTCGCGGAAGGAGAAGCGACCTACGTGCGGTTCCACGCGAGCGTGAGGGGCGGCAAGGAGGTGACTGTGCGGTCTGAGGTTTCGATGGGGAGTTATAGCTTGAAGAAGGGGCTCGTTGTTGAGAAGCTCTCGGTGCTCGGGCTCGAGGGCTCCGGGAGAGATCTTGCTGTCCGGGTTGATGGCACTGAGGAAGCCGATGCTACCGCCATTGCCGTGGCGAGTGCTCACTTCGTTGGCGCGGACGAGAAGCTGCAGGaggtggggaagaagaggagcgtGATGGTGGAGGTGGGCGGGCTGGCATTGCCGCTGGGCAAGAGTTTCACCATGACCTGGAACATGCACATCCAAGCGTAG